In the genome of Falsirhodobacter halotolerans, one region contains:
- a CDS encoding cytochrome c oxidase assembly protein: MAILFMLLPILVLAAYAIAAKRDGTWPALRGWSFTLGIAMIVAAMSSPVQDWAHRDLRGHMAQHLLLGMFAPLAFALGAPGTLLLRRVPVGVARMIVAFLGSVPVRAILHPVTTAVLNVGGMYALYLTPFFTTSMSDPVLYIFIHVHFVVAGYLYVWSIAGPDPAPHRPGFGIRLAVLILATGAHATLGKLMYLHARPAGTGADLATVQQAAQWMYYGGDLAEGLLAAAFFGLWFRRQAGSRPRALSTMT; the protein is encoded by the coding sequence ATGGCGATCCTTTTCATGCTTCTACCGATTCTTGTGCTGGCGGCATACGCCATCGCCGCAAAGCGCGACGGCACGTGGCCCGCCCTGCGGGGTTGGAGCTTTACCCTCGGCATCGCGATGATTGTGGCAGCCATGTCATCCCCGGTGCAGGATTGGGCCCATAGGGATCTGCGAGGTCACATGGCACAACATCTTCTGCTCGGGATGTTCGCGCCTTTGGCATTTGCACTTGGCGCGCCGGGAACATTGCTTTTGCGTCGCGTTCCGGTAGGCGTCGCGCGGATGATTGTGGCTTTTCTGGGATCCGTGCCCGTGCGGGCAATTCTGCATCCGGTCACCACAGCTGTCCTGAATGTCGGCGGCATGTATGCCCTCTACCTCACGCCTTTCTTTACGACGTCGATGTCCGATCCGGTCCTATACATCTTCATTCATGTGCATTTCGTCGTCGCGGGATACCTCTATGTCTGGTCCATAGCGGGACCGGATCCTGCACCACATCGCCCGGGCTTCGGGATACGCCTTGCCGTCCTGATCCTCGCTACCGGAGCGCACGCGACGTTGGGCAAGCTCATGTATCTTCATGCCCGACCCGCAGGAACCGGAGCTGACCTTGCCACCGTGCAGCAGGCCGCGCAGTGGATGTATTACGGCGGCGATCTCGCCGAAGGTCTTCTCGCCGCCGCATTCTTCGGCCTATGGTTCCGTCGCCAAGCCGGTTCGCGGCCGAGGGCGCTTTCGACAATGACGTGA
- a CDS encoding ETC complex I subunit, whose product MRARIYKPAKTAMQSGQAKTKQWVLDYAPETAREIDPLMGWTSSDDTQRQVRLRFDTCEAAETYARENGIEVEVQPEQIRKPNIRPGGYGDNFSTTRKGPWTH is encoded by the coding sequence ATGCGCGCGCGAATCTACAAGCCAGCGAAAACGGCCATGCAGTCCGGACAGGCCAAGACGAAGCAGTGGGTTTTGGATTACGCCCCCGAAACCGCGCGCGAGATCGACCCCCTGATGGGCTGGACCAGTTCGGACGACACGCAGCGTCAGGTCCGCCTGCGCTTCGACACCTGCGAGGCGGCCGAGACCTATGCCCGCGAGAACGGCATCGAGGTGGAGGTGCAGCCCGAACAGATCCGCAAGCCGAACATCCGTCCCGGCGGATACGGCGACAACTTTTCCACCACCCGCAAGGGCCCGTGGACGCACTGA
- a CDS encoding SDR family NAD(P)-dependent oxidoreductase → MTLAVITGASTGIGLELARVCAAEGHDVIVLANEPAIHQVATELNGEAVEADLATPEGNEALLATIAEREVDLLLVNAGTGLGHGFLEQPLDGIERTVLTNVMSPLRLVHPLANAMVARGEGRILLTGSIAGFMPGTYQAVYNATKAFINSFAGALAHELKGTGVTVTCLMPGATETEFFRRAGMDNTIVGDMKKDDPAWVARHGYEALMAGREQVTPGVLNKLQAAAGEHLPAGVVAEAHRRLSKPRD, encoded by the coding sequence ATGACCCTTGCCGTCATTACCGGCGCATCCACCGGCATCGGCCTGGAACTCGCGCGCGTCTGTGCCGCCGAGGGGCATGACGTTATCGTTTTGGCAAACGAACCGGCCATTCATCAGGTCGCGACCGAGCTGAACGGCGAGGCTGTGGAAGCCGATCTCGCCACGCCTGAGGGTAATGAGGCTCTCCTCGCGACCATTGCGGAGAGAGAGGTCGACCTGCTGCTTGTGAATGCGGGAACGGGACTTGGTCATGGCTTTCTGGAGCAACCGCTGGACGGGATCGAGCGAACCGTCCTGACCAACGTCATGAGCCCCCTCCGCCTGGTGCATCCCCTTGCGAATGCCATGGTCGCGCGCGGGGAGGGACGGATCCTCCTGACCGGATCGATCGCCGGGTTCATGCCGGGAACCTACCAGGCCGTTTACAATGCAACGAAGGCGTTCATAAATTCGTTTGCGGGCGCCTTGGCGCACGAGCTGAAAGGGACCGGAGTGACCGTCACATGCCTGATGCCCGGCGCGACGGAGACCGAATTCTTTCGTCGTGCCGGAATGGATAACACCATCGTCGGGGACATGAAGAAGGACGATCCCGCATGGGTTGCTCGGCACGGATACGAGGCCCTGATGGCCGGCCGTGAGCAGGTGACACCGGGCGTCCTGAACAAGCTTCAGGCCGCCGCCGGCGAACATCTTCCCGCAGGTGTGGTGGCCGAGGCGCATCGTCGTCTATCAAAGCCCCGGGACTGA
- a CDS encoding dimethylsulfonioproprionate lyase family protein, producing the protein MLASYRTKATSGIGPSGSLHETARLLEHVNWRAGFASAPTSAAHSVPALRHLPIALARMGEGASPDMQEAVRAVIGYALWQTFYADSDWTRPFLADIACATLVGPAGIVRSDEVALGLFLLGPHTTYHEHAHGLDEVYHVASGRAEWRFDHELNRQAFGLGEIVHTERDQRHDIRTGTAPILCPYTWTNDPAAVTYHRIDRPWGVGKVVEPPLVG; encoded by the coding sequence ATGTTGGCCAGTTACCGCACAAAAGCCACGTCAGGTATTGGACCATCAGGGTCTCTCCATGAAACCGCGCGCCTGCTTGAACATGTAAACTGGAGGGCTGGCTTCGCCTCCGCGCCGACATCCGCAGCGCATTCCGTGCCCGCCCTGCGTCACCTTCCCATAGCTTTGGCCCGGATGGGCGAAGGCGCAAGCCCGGACATGCAGGAGGCCGTGCGCGCTGTCATCGGCTATGCCCTATGGCAGACCTTTTATGCCGACAGCGACTGGACGCGTCCGTTTCTGGCGGACATCGCCTGCGCCACTCTCGTCGGTCCGGCTGGCATCGTGCGATCCGATGAAGTGGCCCTTGGCCTGTTTCTGCTCGGCCCCCATACAACCTATCATGAGCACGCGCATGGGCTGGACGAGGTCTATCACGTGGCTTCTGGGCGTGCGGAGTGGCGTTTCGATCATGAGCTTAACCGCCAAGCATTCGGACTAGGCGAGATCGTGCACACGGAGCGTGATCAGCGGCACGATATCCGCACCGGCACCGCACCCATCTTGTGCCCCTACACTTGGACGAATGATCCGGCAGCGGTAACCTATCACCGCATTGACAGACCCTGGGGCGTGGGCAAGGTGGTCGAGCCGCCGCTCGTCGGATAA
- a CDS encoding manganese catalase family protein has product MFYTDNKLQYPVRVDAPNPLFARALQQAIGGVEGEIRVAMQYFFQACGARGNPKFRDLLMNTAAEELGHIEMLATAVAMNLEGAPLSLKEQMAKDAAVGAVMGGLNLKNLLSSGLSAMPVDSDGVPFDMSHIYASGNIAADMTANIAAESTGRTLAVRLYNMTDDTGMKDMLQYLIARDTMHQNQWMAALEELGGTAAFPIPNSHPQAEENTKFSYAYLGFQADGSAPASGRWSDGPSIDGKGQFTTGVLEPSSQVPDLGKAKPNSGAQSEQM; this is encoded by the coding sequence ATGTTCTATACCGACAATAAACTGCAATACCCTGTGCGCGTCGATGCGCCGAACCCATTGTTTGCTCGCGCGTTGCAGCAGGCGATCGGGGGCGTTGAAGGCGAAATCCGCGTGGCCATGCAGTATTTCTTCCAGGCCTGCGGCGCGCGGGGAAATCCGAAGTTCCGCGATCTCCTCATGAACACCGCCGCAGAGGAGCTTGGCCATATCGAGATGCTGGCAACGGCGGTGGCCATGAACCTTGAGGGCGCTCCCCTCAGCCTCAAGGAGCAGATGGCGAAGGACGCAGCAGTCGGCGCGGTCATGGGCGGACTGAACCTGAAAAACCTATTGTCGTCGGGGCTGTCGGCCATGCCGGTGGACAGTGACGGCGTGCCGTTCGACATGTCCCACATCTATGCCAGCGGGAATATCGCCGCCGACATGACTGCCAATATCGCCGCGGAATCCACGGGTCGCACCCTTGCGGTTAGGCTTTACAACATGACCGACGATACGGGCATGAAGGACATGCTTCAGTATCTGATCGCGCGTGACACCATGCACCAGAACCAGTGGATGGCCGCGCTCGAGGAGCTGGGCGGAACGGCCGCGTTTCCCATTCCCAACAGCCACCCGCAGGCCGAAGAGAACACCAAGTTCAGCTACGCCTATCTCGGATTTCAGGCGGATGGCAGCGCGCCGGCTTCGGGACGGTGGTCGGATGGCCCATCCATTGACGGAAAGGGCCAATTCACCACGGGTGTTCTGGAGCCCTCGTCGCAGGTGCCTGACCTTGGAAAGGCGAAGCCGAATAGCGGTGCCCAATCCGAACAGATGTGA
- a CDS encoding cysteine hydrolase family protein encodes MASGLRYGPLGPNCIHLCIDMQRMFGPGLPWAVPWMDAVLPNIEALTRHHADRTIFTRFIPPKRLEDAHGTWRRYYERWSEMTRQSLAPEYLRIVPELERFSPPARVIDKTVYSPWTEGHLDGMLASTGVDTLVISGGETDVCVLGAVIGAVDRGYRVILAQDAICGSADATHDALMFLFRSRFSEQIEMAAVEELLWVWR; translated from the coding sequence ATGGCGAGCGGACTTCGATATGGACCGCTTGGGCCGAACTGCATCCATCTGTGCATCGACATGCAACGCATGTTCGGGCCCGGCCTGCCTTGGGCCGTGCCATGGATGGACGCGGTGCTGCCGAATATCGAAGCCCTGACACGGCATCATGCGGACCGCACTATCTTCACCCGTTTCATCCCTCCCAAACGTCTCGAAGATGCGCATGGCACCTGGCGCCGGTATTACGAACGGTGGAGCGAGATGACGCGGCAAAGCCTTGCGCCCGAATATTTGCGTATTGTGCCGGAGCTTGAAAGGTTCAGCCCACCGGCGCGGGTTATAGACAAAACGGTGTATTCCCCCTGGACCGAAGGACACCTGGACGGAATGCTTGCCAGCACGGGCGTCGATACGTTGGTCATTTCGGGCGGGGAAACGGACGTCTGCGTTCTTGGGGCGGTGATTGGAGCGGTCGACAGAGGCTACCGTGTCATCCTTGCCCAAGACGCAATCTGCGGATCTGCTGACGCCACGCATGATGCGCTGATGTTCCTTTTCCGATCACGGTTTTCCGAACAGATTGAAATGGCGGCGGTCGAAGAACTCCTTTGGGTATGGCGATGA
- a CDS encoding SDR family oxidoreductase yields the protein MTDYPKPPQTEQQQDMPGVTDAMEPRPDHGEDSYTGSDRLAGLKAIITGGDSGIGRAVAIAYAREGADVLISYLNEDADAEDTAQLVRDAGRKAVLVAGDIQDPSHCRLIIETAMAELGGLDILVNNAAHQATFDSITDIPDHEWELTFAVNIHAMFYLTKAAVPHMKPGSSIINTTSINADKPNPGLLAYATTKGAIQNFTAGLAQGLAEQGIRANCVAPGPIWTPLIPSTMPADSVANFGKQVPFKRAGQPAELASAYVMLADPRSSYTSGATIAITGGQPII from the coding sequence ATGACCGACTATCCGAAACCCCCACAAACCGAGCAGCAGCAGGACATGCCAGGTGTCACCGATGCCATGGAGCCGCGCCCCGATCATGGTGAGGATAGCTACACCGGCTCGGATCGTCTTGCCGGATTGAAAGCAATTATCACCGGCGGAGACAGCGGCATTGGCCGCGCGGTTGCCATTGCCTATGCGCGTGAAGGTGCGGATGTCCTTATTTCGTATCTGAACGAAGACGCCGATGCCGAAGATACCGCGCAGCTCGTGCGCGATGCAGGGCGGAAGGCGGTGCTGGTGGCAGGCGATATACAGGACCCTTCGCATTGTCGCCTTATAATAGAAACGGCAATGGCAGAGCTAGGCGGCCTCGACATCCTCGTAAACAACGCGGCCCATCAAGCTACGTTTGACAGCATCACGGATATTCCTGATCACGAGTGGGAGCTGACGTTTGCGGTGAACATCCACGCCATGTTCTACCTAACCAAGGCTGCCGTGCCACATATGAAACCGGGTTCGTCGATCATCAACACGACGTCGATCAATGCTGACAAACCGAATCCCGGCCTGTTGGCTTATGCAACGACCAAAGGGGCGATCCAGAATTTCACCGCCGGACTGGCTCAAGGACTGGCGGAGCAAGGCATCCGTGCAAACTGCGTGGCGCCGGGTCCGATCTGGACGCCGCTGATTCCGTCCACGATGCCGGCGGACAGCGTTGCGAATTTTGGCAAGCAGGTCCCATTCAAGCGGGCAGGGCAGCCGGCCGAACTCGCATCGGCCTATGTGATGCTGGCCGATCCCCGCTCCAGCTACACCTCCGGCGCGACGATAGCGATCACCGGCGGACAACCCATCATTTGA
- a CDS encoding ferritin-like domain-containing protein gives MTSTASARDIFVDGLRNAHAMEKQALSIMEPQVKRLEHYPDVSAMLDRHIRETEGQIARLDEILDGVAEGASTLKDVSLSFTGSMAAVTHSMASDEILKNSMANFAFENFEIAAYTALITTAEEAGAAAAIPLLEQTLDEERRMAAAIQDSLPDVVRQYIALSASDQRADI, from the coding sequence ATGACCAGCACAGCTTCGGCCCGCGACATCTTTGTCGACGGTCTGCGCAATGCACACGCAATGGAAAAGCAGGCGCTTTCCATCATGGAACCTCAAGTAAAACGGTTGGAGCATTATCCCGACGTGTCGGCGATGCTCGACAGGCATATACGCGAAACGGAAGGCCAGATCGCGCGGCTGGATGAGATACTGGACGGTGTCGCCGAAGGCGCATCGACGCTGAAGGACGTGTCGCTGTCATTCACCGGATCTATGGCTGCCGTAACCCATTCAATGGCCAGCGACGAAATCTTGAAAAATTCGATGGCGAATTTCGCGTTCGAGAATTTTGAGATCGCCGCATACACCGCCCTGATCACTACGGCGGAGGAAGCCGGGGCCGCCGCCGCGATCCCGCTGCTTGAGCAGACTCTTGACGAAGAGCGGCGGATGGCCGCCGCGATTCAGGACAGTCTGCCCGACGTGGTCCGTCAATACATCGCCCTGTCGGCCAGCGATCAGCGCGCCGACATCTGA
- a CDS encoding DUF2243 domain-containing protein has protein sequence MTSYAPCPTRRSRSFTAGLPLGIGMMAAIDEIVFHQLLAWHHFVDRGTSAFALVSDGILHAGELIFMVLGFFLFGRLWRDRALDKRSAWAGFLTGLGGFQLFDGVVNHKLLRLHQVRYVETLWLYDLVWIGTGVTLLMAGLCLARRFPSLR, from the coding sequence ATGACATCATACGCCCCCTGCCCCACACGCAGGTCACGTTCCTTTACCGCCGGCCTGCCGCTTGGCATCGGTATGATGGCGGCCATCGACGAGATCGTGTTCCATCAGCTTCTGGCATGGCACCACTTCGTTGATCGGGGAACCTCTGCCTTTGCGCTCGTCTCGGACGGCATACTGCACGCAGGAGAGCTGATCTTCATGGTCCTCGGCTTTTTCCTGTTCGGGCGTCTGTGGCGGGACCGTGCGTTGGACAAGCGATCCGCATGGGCCGGCTTCCTTACAGGGCTGGGAGGTTTCCAACTGTTCGACGGCGTTGTGAACCACAAGCTTCTGCGCCTGCACCAGGTCCGCTACGTTGAGACCCTCTGGCTCTATGATCTCGTCTGGATCGGCACGGGGGTCACGTTGCTTATGGCTGGACTTTGTCTTGCCCGCCGATTTCCCAGCTTACGATGA
- a CDS encoding ferritin-like domain-containing protein encodes MADKTLDTLFHETLKDIYYAERKLTTNLRKMARAAQSSDLKAAFETHEDETQTQLERLTQVFDMIGKRPRGKTCDAIEGIISEAQEIMEEFKGSPAHDAGLLAAAQAVEHYEISRYGSLKAWAVELGMDDAAKLLDATLQEELATDKKLSDLANGVINAAAQNAA; translated from the coding sequence ATGGCTGACAAAACGCTCGACACGCTGTTCCACGAAACCCTGAAAGACATCTACTATGCTGAGCGAAAACTGACGACGAACCTGCGTAAAATGGCGCGCGCGGCCCAATCGTCCGACCTTAAGGCGGCATTTGAGACGCATGAGGACGAAACGCAAACCCAGCTCGAACGTCTGACGCAGGTGTTCGACATGATCGGCAAGCGCCCCCGGGGCAAGACCTGCGATGCGATCGAGGGGATTATCTCTGAAGCGCAGGAGATCATGGAAGAATTCAAAGGAAGCCCGGCCCATGATGCCGGCCTTCTGGCAGCCGCGCAGGCGGTCGAGCATTACGAAATCTCGCGCTACGGATCATTGAAGGCGTGGGCTGTCGAGCTTGGCATGGATGACGCTGCAAAGCTGCTGGATGCCACTCTGCAGGAAGAGTTGGCGACGGATAAGAAGCTCTCGGATCTGGCGAACGGTGTCATCAACGCGGCGGCCCAGAACGCGGCGTGA
- a CDS encoding zinc-dependent alcohol dehydrogenase: protein MKALTWHGKSDMRYETVPDPQIEDAKDAIIQVTSCAICGSDLHIYDGVMACMEHGDVIGHETMGEVVEVGAETSKLKVGDRVVIPFTIACGECFFCQRGFFSGCERSNRDFDKAKTLWGNSPAGLFGYSHLLGGYSGGQAEYLRVPYADVGHIKVPSNLTDDQALFLSDIFPTGYMAAEFCDLKGGETVAIWGCGPVGQMAIRSAFLLGAERVIAIDTVPERLALAAAAGAEVLDFADVDVYDEIMSRTEGRGADACIDAVGTEPDTASGFMAVIDRIKVATFMGTDRPHVLRQAIMCCRNFGTVSIVGIYAGLLDKMPMGSAINRGITFRMAQTPVQRYLPKLLGLIEEGKIDPSFVITHKGRLEDGPELYKTFRDKADGCIKVVLNP from the coding sequence ATGAAAGCACTGACCTGGCACGGCAAAAGCGACATGCGCTACGAAACAGTTCCCGATCCGCAGATCGAGGATGCGAAAGACGCGATCATTCAGGTGACGTCCTGCGCGATCTGCGGATCGGACCTGCATATCTATGACGGTGTGATGGCCTGCATGGAGCATGGCGACGTCATCGGCCATGAAACGATGGGCGAAGTCGTCGAGGTGGGTGCGGAGACAAGCAAGCTCAAGGTCGGTGATCGGGTCGTGATCCCCTTCACCATCGCCTGCGGCGAATGCTTCTTCTGCCAGCGCGGGTTCTTCTCGGGGTGCGAGCGGTCGAACCGCGACTTCGACAAGGCAAAGACCCTCTGGGGCAATTCGCCGGCGGGCCTGTTCGGCTATTCCCATCTTCTGGGGGGATATTCCGGTGGGCAGGCCGAATACCTTCGGGTCCCTTACGCCGATGTCGGGCATATCAAGGTGCCGTCGAACCTTACCGACGATCAGGCGCTGTTTCTGTCCGACATTTTTCCAACCGGATACATGGCCGCCGAGTTCTGCGATCTAAAGGGGGGCGAAACGGTGGCAATCTGGGGCTGCGGACCGGTGGGACAGATGGCGATCCGGTCGGCCTTTCTTCTGGGCGCGGAACGGGTGATCGCGATCGATACGGTTCCCGAGCGGCTTGCGCTTGCCGCCGCCGCAGGGGCCGAGGTGCTCGATTTCGCCGATGTGGATGTCTATGACGAGATCATGAGCCGCACCGAGGGGCGCGGGGCGGACGCGTGCATCGATGCGGTCGGGACCGAGCCGGACACCGCCTCGGGGTTCATGGCGGTGATCGACCGGATCAAGGTCGCGACGTTCATGGGCACGGATCGTCCGCATGTGCTGCGTCAGGCGATCATGTGCTGTCGCAATTTCGGGACCGTATCGATTGTTGGCATTTATGCGGGACTGCTGGATAAGATGCCGATGGGTTCGGCCATTAATCGTGGCATCACCTTCCGGATGGCGCAAACGCCCGTGCAGCGCTACCTGCCCAAACTGTTGGGATTGATCGAAGAGGGGAAGATCGATCCCTCCTTCGTCATCACCCATAAAGGCCGGCTGGAAGACGGGCCGGAGCTTTACAAGACATTCCGGGATAAGGCCGATGGCTGTATCAAGGTGGTGTTGAATCCATGA